From Variovorax sp. PMC12, the proteins below share one genomic window:
- a CDS encoding phage Gp37/Gp68 family protein, producing the protein MAADSKIEWTDHTFNPWEGCQKVGPGCDHCYAESRNARFGGGQAINWGPGAPRRRTSESNWNLPKRWNAQADVFMIQHGRRQRVFCASLADVFDNAVDPQWRADLFELIAATPNLDWLLLTKRIGNVGNMLPVPFDFERLYPHVWIGATVVNQAEADRDIPKLQAVSAAKRFLSMEPLLGPVSFRWATWVDRPRMHRENGCEHHLDGMRGIDWVIVGGESGARARPMHPDWARSLRDQCQEAGVPFLFKQWGEWTAHDVDPNGASSHLCCIDRNGGECALSRGADMREKGEPWWHLPAHPGRGTWGPDGIPAGVVEVRRTGKKAAGRLLDGREWNGVPE; encoded by the coding sequence ATGGCAGCCGACAGCAAGATCGAATGGACCGACCACACATTCAATCCGTGGGAGGGCTGCCAGAAGGTCGGACCTGGCTGCGACCACTGCTATGCGGAGTCGCGCAATGCTCGTTTCGGTGGCGGGCAGGCGATCAACTGGGGTCCGGGTGCGCCGCGCCGCCGCACCAGTGAATCGAACTGGAATCTGCCGAAGCGCTGGAATGCCCAAGCCGACGTCTTCATGATTCAGCACGGGCGCCGACAGCGCGTGTTCTGCGCCAGCCTGGCCGACGTGTTCGACAACGCTGTGGACCCGCAGTGGCGCGCCGACCTCTTCGAACTGATCGCTGCCACACCGAATCTCGACTGGCTGCTGCTCACAAAGCGCATCGGCAATGTGGGAAACATGCTGCCGGTGCCGTTCGACTTCGAGCGCTTGTATCCACACGTCTGGATCGGCGCCACCGTCGTCAACCAAGCCGAGGCCGATCGTGACATTCCCAAGTTGCAGGCCGTGTCGGCTGCGAAGCGATTTCTAAGCATGGAGCCGCTGCTGGGGCCGGTGTCGTTCCGCTGGGCCACATGGGTCGACCGTCCGCGCATGCACCGCGAGAACGGATGCGAACACCACCTAGACGGCATGCGCGGCATTGACTGGGTGATCGTCGGTGGCGAGAGCGGCGCCCGCGCGCGGCCAATGCATCCCGACTGGGCACGCAGCCTGCGCGATCAATGTCAGGAGGCCGGAGTGCCCTTCCTGTTCAAGCAGTGGGGGGAATGGACGGCCCACGATGTGGACCCCAACGGAGCGTCGTCCCACCTCTGCTGCATCGATCGCAATGGCGGTGAATGCGCCCTCTCGCGCGGCGCAGACATGCGAGAGAAGGGGGAGCCATGGTGGCACCTGCCTGCACACCCGGGACGTGGAACCTGGGGACCGGACGGCATCCCTGCCGGCGTCGTGGAAGTACGCCGCACAGGCAAGAAAGCCGCCGGCCGCCTGCTCGACGGCCGCGAGTGGAACGGGGTTCCCGAATGA
- a CDS encoding SDH family Clp fold serine proteinase has translation MNLSEISAYYKDSETDVFGYVGRIEKSGYDRVCDAIEARGTKRKKSILFLCTGGGNPNTGYRIARAFTHHYGSENFTVAIPAECKSAGTLVCIGASRLIMFDKGELGPLDVQFQKKDEIFQQTSGLDILRGMTYLKSDALATFNQYLLDINSSSGLSTKVASELAGDLVRGIYEPMYAQIDPVRLGEMNAALQIAHEYGTRLNDKSKNLKPDALGKLINNYPAHGFVIDRAEARTLFERVERNDHPAMLEMRDFVVNAMWRGGRQNDPYVLDLVAFIEAIAPKESPDAQPETAGAIQPEAAHSNTAEPQGAGGQPPSGDGEEQPLS, from the coding sequence ATGAACCTATCCGAAATATCGGCCTACTACAAAGATTCCGAAACGGATGTTTTTGGCTATGTAGGTCGTATTGAGAAGTCTGGGTATGACAGGGTTTGCGATGCGATTGAGGCACGAGGCACGAAACGAAAGAAGAGCATTCTTTTTCTGTGTACAGGAGGCGGCAACCCCAATACAGGGTACCGAATCGCGCGCGCATTTACACATCACTACGGCTCTGAAAATTTTACCGTCGCAATCCCCGCCGAGTGCAAAAGTGCGGGAACTCTGGTCTGTATCGGCGCGTCCCGCCTGATTATGTTTGACAAAGGGGAGCTAGGGCCACTTGATGTCCAATTTCAGAAAAAAGATGAAATTTTTCAACAGACTTCGGGCCTCGATATTCTTAGGGGCATGACGTATTTGAAAAGCGATGCACTTGCGACCTTCAATCAGTATCTCCTAGATATCAATTCATCTAGCGGGCTAAGCACGAAAGTAGCGTCTGAATTGGCTGGAGATTTGGTTCGTGGGATTTATGAACCAATGTACGCCCAAATTGACCCCGTCCGCTTGGGCGAAATGAATGCGGCATTGCAGATTGCACACGAGTATGGAACTCGCCTCAATGACAAGTCGAAAAATCTTAAGCCAGACGCACTTGGGAAACTAATCAATAATTATCCTGCCCACGGATTTGTAATTGACCGCGCTGAAGCTAGAACGCTATTTGAAAGAGTTGAACGCAACGATCACCCAGCTATGCTGGAGATGCGTGATTTCGTGGTCAACGCGATGTGGCGAGGAGGTCGGCAGAACGACCCCTACGTGCTAGACTTAGTCGCCTTCATTGAGGCAATCGCACCAAAGGAATCTCCAGATGCACAGCCCGAAACTGCTGGAGCAATTCAGCCTGAAGCGGCACACTCCAACACCGCCGAGCCACAAGGAGCAGGCGGACAGCCTCCGTCAGGCGATGGCGAAGAACAACCACTTAGCTGA
- a CDS encoding YqaJ viral recombinase family protein, translating into MNTTHAIVIHDLVQGSREWHAYRAVHFNASDCAAMLGCSPYQTRDELKLRLHTGLTADVDPRTQARYDNGHRIEALARPLGEDVLCDELVPMVVSRGKYSASLDGAVPFATPGVIRFTRLWEHKQLNDALREAMVDGATGADLPKSYRVQMEQQLFCTDAEDVLFTASDWDGETLIEARHVVYVSDPDLRAEILAGWQLLEEEMVGYVPPTAGAIVIARTYAAMPALQFDVSGDLEIKHNLGVYLEALEAFAAAAPKKPSTDQEFADAVSAGKKGREIAKVAVSTKADLLRRTGSLNEAMGVLDEIEKLGTELGKTQEKLVERRKEEVKAEMTRTARDLLAAEVASLNADLGEELIAPIGHVVGEFAEAVKNKRSFDSMQASVNEALAALKISYRQRATLLRTNLDTLSALDKKHSHLFNDKAAILTKAPDDFAALVKVRCSEFDSAEALRVEAEQKRIQASAQQAAATQVQRAHAQTKSTLNGADVALCDQTIATLEAQVFEEEAYGTHCQALIESRDQALQVARSARESAVARAAAAATPAPAPAPAAVVAAPAPAAAPTVYQMASRAQPAATPAAPGGDTSPSNLLIGGINRRLGYDVSALFLKQLGFEPARIDGARRFYRDSDLPLIGRAIAAHTLRVTELQVDAA; encoded by the coding sequence ATGAACACCACACACGCCATCGTTATTCACGACCTCGTCCAAGGCAGTCGGGAATGGCACGCCTATCGTGCAGTGCATTTCAACGCGAGCGACTGCGCCGCAATGTTGGGCTGCTCGCCCTACCAGACCCGAGACGAACTGAAGCTGCGCCTGCACACCGGCCTGACGGCAGACGTGGACCCGCGCACCCAGGCGCGCTACGACAACGGCCACCGCATTGAAGCCCTGGCACGCCCGCTCGGCGAAGACGTGCTCTGCGACGAACTGGTCCCGATGGTGGTGTCGCGCGGCAAGTACAGCGCGTCGTTGGACGGCGCTGTGCCGTTCGCCACGCCCGGTGTTATCCGCTTCACCCGACTATGGGAACACAAGCAGCTGAACGATGCTCTGCGCGAGGCCATGGTCGACGGCGCGACTGGCGCGGACCTGCCGAAGTCCTACCGCGTGCAGATGGAACAGCAGCTTTTCTGTACCGATGCCGAAGATGTGTTGTTCACTGCATCCGACTGGGACGGCGAAACCCTGATCGAAGCCCGCCACGTGGTCTACGTGTCCGACCCGGACCTGCGCGCGGAGATCCTGGCCGGCTGGCAGCTGCTGGAAGAAGAGATGGTTGGCTACGTGCCGCCCACCGCCGGCGCGATCGTCATTGCGCGCACCTACGCGGCTATGCCGGCACTGCAGTTCGACGTGTCAGGCGACCTCGAAATCAAGCACAACCTGGGTGTGTACCTGGAAGCGCTCGAGGCCTTCGCCGCCGCTGCGCCGAAGAAGCCGAGCACTGACCAGGAATTCGCCGACGCGGTGTCGGCCGGTAAAAAGGGCCGCGAGATCGCCAAGGTTGCCGTCAGCACCAAGGCCGACCTGTTGCGCCGCACAGGCTCGCTGAACGAAGCGATGGGCGTGCTCGACGAGATCGAGAAGCTGGGCACCGAGCTGGGCAAGACGCAGGAGAAGCTGGTCGAGCGCCGCAAGGAAGAGGTCAAGGCCGAGATGACTCGGACCGCCCGCGACCTGTTGGCCGCGGAGGTGGCATCGCTCAATGCGGATCTGGGCGAGGAACTGATCGCGCCAATTGGCCATGTGGTTGGCGAGTTCGCTGAGGCGGTGAAGAACAAGCGCAGCTTCGACAGCATGCAGGCTTCAGTCAACGAGGCCCTGGCAGCGCTGAAGATCAGCTATCGCCAACGTGCAACGCTGTTGCGCACCAACCTCGACACGCTCAGCGCCCTCGACAAAAAGCACAGCCATCTTTTCAACGACAAGGCGGCGATCCTGACGAAGGCGCCCGACGACTTCGCGGCGCTGGTGAAGGTCCGTTGCAGTGAGTTCGACAGCGCAGAGGCCCTGCGTGTCGAAGCCGAGCAGAAGCGCATCCAGGCGAGTGCCCAACAGGCTGCCGCCACGCAGGTGCAGCGCGCCCACGCTCAGACCAAGTCCACCCTGAACGGCGCCGATGTTGCGCTTTGCGACCAGACGATCGCCACGCTGGAGGCGCAGGTCTTCGAAGAAGAGGCCTACGGCACGCACTGCCAGGCTTTGATCGAGTCGCGCGACCAAGCGCTGCAGGTGGCCCGCTCTGCGCGCGAATCCGCCGTCGCGAGAGCCGCAGCTGCAGCGACGCCGGCACCAGCGCCCGCGCCTGCCGCCGTGGTGGCTGCGCCGGCGCCCGCCGCTGCCCCCACGGTCTACCAGATGGCCTCCCGCGCACAGCCCGCTGCCACACCGGCCGCGCCCGGCGGCGACACCAGTCCGTCGAACCTGCTGATCGGCGGCATCAACCGCCGCCTCGGGTACGACGTCAGCGCTCTGTTCCTGAAGCAACTCGGGTTTGAGCCTGCACGCATCGACGGCGCGCGCCGCTTCTACCGCGACAGCGATCTGCCGCTGATCGGCCGCGCTATCGCGGCGCACACCCTCCGCGTCACTGAACTGCAAGTCGACGCCGCCTGA
- a CDS encoding DUF4224 domain-containing protein, giving the protein MSAQPLTEELLSQSEVKALTGSANLDEQERILKQDGIPYRRRDRRILVSRFHTREWLAGRTVAPSRGVNLALVK; this is encoded by the coding sequence ATGAGCGCACAACCGCTGACCGAAGAACTGCTCAGCCAGAGCGAGGTGAAGGCGCTCACGGGCAGCGCCAACCTGGACGAGCAGGAACGAATCCTGAAGCAGGACGGCATCCCGTACCGCCGGCGCGACCGACGCATACTGGTGAGCCGATTCCACACCCGCGAGTGGCTGGCCGGACGCACGGTCGCGCCGTCGCGCGGGGTCAACCTGGCACTGGTGAAATGA
- a CDS encoding J domain-containing protein gives MAAARDAAFNEVRLLGGRHVVLSTNVPLRQDGKPYANFPRIEDPAAAMYFTYKDKQMCFACDRWTRVEDNIQAIRKTIEALRGIARWGTGDMLQAAFTGFTALPAPIVAGMKRHWREVLQYGDGRPDAAIIRGCYQRLASLAHPDRAGGSTERMAELNQARDDALKELS, from the coding sequence ATGGCCGCCGCACGAGACGCAGCTTTCAACGAGGTGCGCTTGCTAGGTGGGCGCCATGTCGTGCTGTCCACCAACGTGCCGCTCCGTCAAGACGGCAAGCCCTACGCCAACTTCCCGCGGATCGAAGACCCCGCTGCAGCCATGTACTTCACCTACAAGGACAAGCAGATGTGCTTCGCCTGCGACCGATGGACAAGGGTCGAAGACAACATCCAAGCCATCCGCAAGACCATCGAAGCGCTTCGCGGTATTGCGCGCTGGGGAACTGGAGACATGCTGCAGGCGGCATTCACCGGCTTCACCGCCCTGCCCGCGCCCATCGTGGCCGGCATGAAGCGCCACTGGCGCGAGGTGCTCCAGTACGGCGACGGCCGGCCTGACGCGGCAATCATCCGAGGCTGCTACCAAAGGCTGGCCAGCTTGGCGCACCCCGACCGCGCGGGCGGCTCGACGGAGCGCATGGCCGAGCTCAACCAGGCGCGCGACGACGCGCTGAAGGAACTCTCATGA
- a CDS encoding DNA cytosine methyltransferase, giving the protein MRAIDLFAGAGGFSTGARMAGVDVVWAANHWQAAVDVHAANHPETAHACQDLQQADWRGVPAHDLLMASPACQGHANARGKEKPHHDALRSTAWAVVSACEFHRPQAALVENVPEFTKWALFPAWCAAMSALGYAVAPHLIDSADHGVPQHRVRLFLVCTQGKHPLQLTFEPRTHVGADSVIQFASGKWSPVIKPGRSTNTLARVAAGRARFGRRFVMPYYGSGSGLTGRCLSRPLGTVTTVDRWALVDGDHMRMLTAAENRGAMGFPDSYTLPTNHRQAVHMLGNAVCPPVARDVINALKESA; this is encoded by the coding sequence ATGCGAGCGATTGACCTTTTCGCAGGAGCTGGCGGCTTTTCGACCGGCGCGCGCATGGCAGGCGTGGATGTGGTCTGGGCCGCGAACCACTGGCAAGCCGCAGTAGATGTGCACGCGGCTAATCACCCGGAGACCGCACATGCATGCCAGGATCTGCAGCAGGCCGACTGGCGCGGCGTGCCAGCCCACGACCTGCTGATGGCCTCGCCTGCTTGCCAGGGCCATGCCAACGCCCGCGGCAAGGAAAAGCCACACCACGATGCGCTGCGCAGCACGGCCTGGGCTGTGGTGTCTGCCTGCGAGTTCCATCGCCCTCAGGCGGCGCTGGTTGAGAACGTGCCCGAGTTCACGAAGTGGGCGTTGTTCCCGGCTTGGTGCGCGGCGATGTCGGCGCTGGGGTATGCGGTGGCGCCGCATCTAATCGACTCGGCAGATCACGGTGTCCCGCAGCACCGCGTGCGCTTGTTCCTCGTGTGCACGCAGGGTAAGCACCCGCTGCAGCTTACCTTCGAGCCCCGCACGCACGTCGGCGCTGATTCAGTGATTCAGTTCGCATCGGGAAAATGGTCGCCCGTCATCAAGCCTGGCCGCTCGACAAACACCCTTGCTCGAGTGGCTGCCGGCCGCGCACGGTTTGGCCGCCGCTTCGTGATGCCCTACTACGGCAGCGGCTCAGGATTGACCGGTCGCTGCCTGTCTCGTCCGCTCGGCACTGTCACAACGGTAGACCGCTGGGCTCTGGTCGATGGCGATCACATGCGCATGCTCACCGCCGCTGAGAACCGCGGGGCCATGGGATTCCCAGACAGCTACACGCTTCCGACGAACCACCGCCAAGCTGTGCACATGCTGGGCAACGCTGTCTGCCCTCCAGTTGCGCGCGACGTGATCAACGCATTGAAGGAATCCGCATGA
- a CDS encoding KTSC domain-containing protein gives MSKSYTAPAAFSEEEYVAIPMTPVESKQVAAVGYDAARKTLAVSFSRTGGAIYHYPNVEAKTHAEFVGAESIGKYFGAHIKPLPFKKFKAPEAA, from the coding sequence ATGTCCAAGTCTTATACCGCCCCCGCCGCCTTCTCCGAAGAGGAGTACGTCGCCATTCCGATGACGCCCGTCGAGTCCAAGCAAGTGGCGGCCGTCGGCTACGACGCTGCGCGCAAGACGCTGGCCGTCAGCTTCTCGCGCACCGGCGGCGCGATCTACCACTACCCGAACGTGGAGGCGAAGACGCACGCCGAATTCGTGGGCGCCGAGTCCATCGGCAAGTACTTCGGCGCGCACATCAAGCCGCTGCCGTTCAAGAAGTTCAAGGCCCCCGAGGCAGCTTGA
- a CDS encoding S24 family peptidase has protein sequence MDEQDHDSHRTRRLRMLANVVEGGIRAIGDEAKVNWQTLDQVLKGTLLPPRADGSRSPRRLGHEAAMKIEDALELGRGWFDSNSAIPSHLNPGNIALKKLGAGTPIVPGEKVSLASLRGAELVEQDTTIEQFDTGGAMGSGLVLHDQPGVIRKWVVSPEWVQQNVHRITSPKNLAIVTGFGDSMRPLYNPGDPLLIDRGIDRADIDGIYFFRVGDEGFVKRLQRIPTLQGVIIRAKSENLRYDPFDIVDGMDFQVFGRVVKAWRGEDF, from the coding sequence ATGGACGAACAAGACCACGACAGCCACCGGACGAGGCGCCTTCGCATGCTTGCAAACGTGGTCGAGGGCGGAATTCGGGCGATCGGCGACGAGGCCAAGGTCAACTGGCAGACGCTGGATCAGGTACTCAAAGGCACCCTGTTGCCACCTCGGGCCGATGGTTCAAGAAGTCCGCGCCGGCTTGGCCATGAAGCGGCCATGAAGATCGAGGACGCTCTTGAGTTGGGCCGGGGATGGTTCGATTCCAATTCCGCGATTCCGTCTCACCTGAACCCTGGAAACATCGCGCTGAAGAAGCTTGGCGCTGGCACGCCCATCGTTCCAGGCGAAAAAGTCAGCCTGGCCTCGCTCAGGGGTGCCGAGTTGGTTGAGCAAGACACCACTATCGAGCAGTTCGACACCGGGGGCGCGATGGGCAGCGGACTAGTTCTTCACGATCAGCCTGGCGTCATTCGTAAGTGGGTGGTGAGCCCAGAGTGGGTGCAGCAGAACGTGCACCGCATCACAAGCCCGAAGAATTTGGCAATCGTTACTGGCTTCGGCGATTCAATGCGCCCGCTCTACAACCCCGGCGACCCGCTCCTTATCGATCGCGGGATCGACCGGGCCGACATCGATGGGATCTACTTCTTTCGAGTCGGCGACGAAGGCTTTGTGAAGAGGTTGCAGCGGATTCCGACCCTGCAAGGGGTGATCATTCGAGCAAAATCTGAAAACTTGCGATATGACCCGTTCGACATTGTCGATGGCATGGACTTTCAGGTGTTCGGCCGCGTGGTGAAGGCTTGGCGGGGCGAGGACTTCTGA
- a CDS encoding ERF family protein has protein sequence MNTATEERTIDMLDAAPTTHSAPALTSRRDIAAAPASAGPMGNALAFLQAGGTIDQMRDILALQREWEAGEAKKAYVAAMAQFKKNPPKILKDKRVYFESKNGGTATDYWHATLGNVAEAIIEGLAEVGVSHSWKPERIGDRVHVTCTLTHAQGHSESISLDGPLDSSGTKNNIQQVASTTTYLSRYTLLMITGLAVKDEILPDNDGGPGGAGGGAPFDTDDHGDRKAATYDHAMFTANLAQWKAVISDGRKTPDALIDFIEKRNLPLTDEQKKTLRAVRAA, from the coding sequence ATGAACACCGCTACTGAAGAGCGCACCATCGACATGCTCGATGCCGCCCCCACGACGCACAGCGCCCCTGCACTGACGAGCCGCCGCGACATTGCCGCCGCCCCAGCCAGCGCCGGCCCGATGGGCAACGCGCTCGCCTTCCTTCAAGCCGGCGGCACCATTGACCAGATGCGCGACATCCTGGCGCTGCAGCGTGAATGGGAGGCCGGCGAAGCGAAGAAGGCCTACGTCGCAGCGATGGCGCAGTTCAAGAAGAACCCGCCCAAGATCCTCAAGGACAAGCGGGTGTATTTTGAGTCCAAGAACGGCGGCACCGCGACCGATTACTGGCACGCCACGCTCGGCAATGTCGCAGAGGCAATCATCGAAGGCCTGGCTGAGGTTGGCGTCAGCCACTCGTGGAAGCCGGAACGCATCGGCGACCGGGTGCACGTCACCTGCACGCTGACCCATGCCCAGGGCCACAGCGAATCTATCTCGCTCGACGGCCCGCTGGACAGCAGCGGCACCAAGAACAACATCCAGCAGGTTGCCTCCACGACGACGTACCTGTCCCGCTACACACTGCTGATGATCACCGGCCTTGCCGTCAAGGACGAGATCCTGCCGGACAACGATGGCGGCCCTGGCGGCGCGGGCGGCGGCGCGCCCTTCGATACCGACGACCACGGCGATCGCAAGGCGGCGACTTATGACCACGCGATGTTCACCGCCAACCTGGCGCAGTGGAAAGCCGTGATCAGCGATGGCCGCAAGACGCCCGATGCGCTGATCGACTTCATCGAGAAGCGAAATCTCCCGCTCACCGACGAGCAAAAGAAAACCCTGCGCGCCGTCCGTGCCGCCTGA